The Chamaesiphon minutus PCC 6605 DNA window ATTTAGAATACGAAAACGAACTAGTTATTGCCGTTAATAGTCAGCAGATAAATATTGAATACTAGATATTAAAGCGATAGTCTACAGTCTAAAAATTTGGCTCTCAATCCGAGCGTTAAATCAAGAAACTTCCTGCGAAAGTCAGAGGATAGGGGATAGGGAATAGTTATATCCAGCACGTTCGGCTAATTCTAGGTCGTCGATTGTAGTTACATACTTAGATGCCAATCTCGAAGATTGTGATTGAATATACATCGAAATACTGTGAAATTTGGTATACTTAAAATTAATAAATACCAATACTCAGGTTTCTACCAGTCGCTCTGTTACTTTAATCTGTGAGTGAAAGTATGGAAATTAGGTAATTGGGTTTAATTAAATCTAAAAGAGCGACCGTGCATAATAAAGCTGCCGTAACTGGGCTGCTCATATTTCAGTCCAGCTTTGCATAGATTTTGTCTTTAATTTCACCTAGTTACAATCGAGAGATCGATTTCAAAATTTAAATTATTAGTGTCATGACATCTTCGATCGGTAACAAAGATTTATTTGCTAGCGTCGAGTTTTCGACTTGGATCGAAATCGAACATATATTTGCAGAAGAGAAATATATGATTCAAAAATATCTTCAGCCACACCTAAAAACAGTTGAAGCAGGTACCAATGGCGGTAGAATCCTGCTGAATATGAAAGAAATGGGATTTACAGCTCTAGCTGGATTCGATAACGTTCCAGAATTAATCGAGGCAGCGATCGCTAGAAATCCCGAGCGAGATATTGATTTTCAAGTTCAAGATGCGGTGAAATTATCTTATCCAGACGATAGCTTCGACCAAATTCTTTATTTACAACAGATTCTGTGTTTGCTCGAATCTGAAGATAGACTCAAAGCAATGCAAGAATCTTTGCGAATTCTTAAGCCAGGGGGAATCGGCTTATTTTCATTCCTGAATTTTGAGTCGCGCAGCTCGCAGTTCCCATTTTCAATATATATAGCCTATCTCAAAGCATTACGAAAATTGAGGGGCAACGCTTTGAGTATTCAATATTTACCGTGGATCGTGCTCGGTGGTAAATTTAATTTTGAATCGACACTGCTAGATCGATCGCCTCATGTATATTGGTATCGAATCTCAGAAGCCTATGCCGAATTAAAATCTGTCGGGTTTAAGATTGTCGGTATTGGCACTATCCCCCAAATTCTGGCAGGCGATCTAAAAACTACCGATCGCGAATTATTAACCGAACAGACTTCTGGTACATTGTACATTGCCGTCCAGAAGCCATAACCCTTCGGCTCATCTTGAGTTTTTCTCGATCGGTTGCTGCGCTGGTCAAAGATTCGGGTACTGCTTGAGTAGTATATTCTCGATCGGGAATCACCTAACTTGCCAAACAGCGATCGCAACGACCGCACCGCCAATTACTTTGCGCTGGCTTCGCACCAAAAGCAGTAAGTAAATATTTCCAGCGACAGCCAGACTCAGTAATATAAGTCGGAACTTCGCGAAAAAGTTGCTGGTGTTGCGATCGCAACAACTTCCAATCGGGTGACTTCCCAGTTATGGTGCGACGATATTTAAATGGTGTTTCCCAGGCTAGCTCGCCGACACTATGCAATAGAGATAAAGCAACTGCACTTTTTGGAAATTGCCGCTCGATCTGCTGTATGTCACCACTAGCTGGGAGTTTTTTTGCCATGGCCGTTGCAAGATTGTAATATCGATCGACACTTTCAGTAAAAAATCTGTTGCGCTGGCGGTCTTCTGGATACAATAAACCTGTTGATTCGCACGCTAATAATAATGCCTCAGATGGCTGGCCATCTCGTCCGGCTCGACCGATTTCCTGAATATATTCAGCTAATAATACTGGCGGATGAAAATGAGCGATCCACCGCACATTTGCTTTATTAATCCCCATCCCAAACGCACAGGTACAGACCACGTATTGTAATTTTCCACTCAACCAGTCGCCCTCGAGCCGCCGTCGCGCTTGGGGACTCAAACCCGCATGATAAGCTGCTGTGGTATCACCGCGCGCTGCTAACCATGCGGCCAATTCTGCACTCGTGTCGCGAGTTCTCACATAGATTAATCCAGATTGCTGTGGATATTTGTCGATAAACCTAATTAACCGATGTTTGCGTCCGCTCGGCGTCCAAATTTGGTTGACTGATAAGTGCAGATTTGGGCGGTAAGGAGTGAGCAAAAATTTTGCTGGCTTGTCGAGTTGCAGTACTCGTTCGATTGTCTGCTGCGATCGGGGGTCAGCAGTCGCTGTAAAGGCCGCGATCGAGATTTTAGTGCCTAGTGGCTTAGATTGAATTAAGGTGGCGCGAATCGCCCCCAATCGTCGATAGGTGGGACGAAATGTTTCGCCCCAATGTACCAGACAATGAGCTTCATCGATAACGAGTCGATCGATCTTCAGTTCGGGATCGCATAATTTCTCCCACACTGGTGTCGAAAGTAGGGTTTCTGGGGAGAGATATAGCAGTTTCAATTGGTGCGAGGCTAGGCGTCGTAGTGTTTGGCTCCGCTCGGATGTCGGAATCTCGCTATGTAGCAATCCCGCTGCTACTCCTTTGACGATTAATTCCTGCACTTGATTTTCCATCAAGGCAACTAGGGGCGAAATTACCAACGTCACGCCCTCGCTCAATAAAGCTGGTAGCTGAAAGCACAAAGATTTCCCCCCACCAGTCGGCATCACAATCAGTGCATCCCGCTGTTGGAGCAAACAGTCAATTATTTCTCCTTGAGGGGTTCTGAGTCGATCGTAGCCCCAAACCTGTTGCAATTTGGCGTGAATTCGATCCATTCGTAAAAAAATTAGGGGCAAATCCTGAAATGCCCCTACATCTTACCTCTATTTAGGTTTTAGGCTTTAGGCATTAGGTTTGAGGGCGTAAGAAGGATACAGCCGTTCTCTGAATACCTAATACCTGACATCTAACCCCTTCGCTCATTGTGTGACTTATGGGATAACTTGGCACAGTCGTCAACCATAAATTGGCTTTTTAATAACGAAAACACGTCGTTTCAGGCGATCGCTCGCGATAAGTTGTAAACCATAACTTGGCAGTAAGTACCTAAATTCAATCATAATAAGGCAATGAGTTCTTTTTGAGAATTGTGTGCTAACATCGCTAAAAATGGCAATTTTCAAGAACTCTCAGCCAAGATATGGTTGACTCCAAGGAGTATTCAACTTGAACCCAAGAGAATTTGAACGATGGTGTCAGACACTGAACTTGCCACCAGCAGCCATCGAAGCGATCGCTAAGATCCGGTCGGCTCCCCCAAGCCGTCGCGTCCAAGGACGAGCCTCTAATGTCAGCGGTACCTACCCTTCCCAAAAAATGGGGTTGACCATCCAATTTGAAAGCCACAAGGTAGAATTGTGGGCGATCTACTTGATGGAACACGACCCAACTGTTCTAGAGTTTTACGACCAACCATCCTGCTTTAAAATTCAATACACCAACAAATCTGGACGCAAGATCGGTCACTATCACACGCCAGACTTCTTTGTCCTGGGCACCAAATCAGCCGCCTGGGTGGAATGGAAAACCGAAGCCGAACTGGAGAAACTGAGTGAAAAATATCCCACTCGTTATCTCCAAGCCGCAGATGGCTCGTGGCGATGCCCGCCTGGAGAGGCTTATGCTTCTCCATTGGGTCTTGAATATCACGTTCGCACTGATGCCTCATTAGACCCCATCTATATCCAGAACTTAATCTTCCTAGAGGATTACCTCGGATTTAAGACAGACAGTAATCCGTCGATTCAAGCACTGGTCAAAGAGAGAGTTAAAACAGCACCAGGCATCACTTTAGCCGCTCTGTTGGCATCCTCACCCCAAATCAGTGCCAATGATGTCTATGTGATGATAGTCCTCGACCAACTCTACATCGCACTCTTAGATGTGCCGCTCGTACAGCACGAACGAGTACGGCTATATCCAGACCGCCAGACTTATGACACTTATCGAGAAAGTTCTCAACACCAAAAAGATCTAACTATTGCTGACACTGCACCACCGACATTAGTTGCCAACACTCGTCTGCGCTGGGATGGCAGACTCTGGACATTAGTTAATCTGGGAGAGACAACCACTACCCTACTACCAGAAATCGGACAGCCACTGCAAATATCTTCCGCATTCTTTTACCAACTTCTCGACGGCGGAGCAATTAACTTTCCTGAAACAGAAGGAGCGACGAATCCAGCAGTAATAGCATTGATGGAGGGAGCATCCCCAAGCGATCTGAGAACAGCTAACCAACGGTTTGGGGCAGTCATGGCAGAGCGAGAGCAAGGAGCCGCAGGGCAGAGCGATGTCTCCAAACGGACTCTGTACCGATGGTTGAAGCAGTTGAAAGAGGCAGAACTTAAATACGGTTGCGGCTATGTCGGATTGCTACCCAAAACGCAAGCACGGGGGAACCGGACAACCAAAGCCCCAAACGTATCGAGTGAATTACTCAACACCTTTATTACCGGGCAGTTTGAAACCCCCACCCAAGCACCCGCCGCTTCAGTCTATCGAGCATACCAACGAGCTTGCGAACAGCAGGGCATTCCCTCACTGTCGCGGTGTACTTTTTACGCTCGTCTCCAACAACGACCGATTCACGAGCAGACTGAAAAGCGCAAAGGCTCTAAAGCTGCCTATCGCCACCAACCTTGGTATTGGGAACTAACTTACAGTACCCCTCGCCACGGCGACCGCCCCCTGGGTATCGTTCATATCGACCACACTCAACTCGATCTAGAATTGCGTTCTGCGACAACAGGAAGATTGCTGGGAAGACCTTGGCTGACCTTAATGGTAGATGCCTATTCACGCCGCATCCTCACCATTTATCTGACCTTCGACCCACCCAGTTACCGTTCCTGCATGATGGCGATTCGCATCTGCGTTCAACGCTTCGGTCGCTTCCCGCAAGCCATCGTGGTCGATGGTGGGAAAGAGTTTCACAGCGTCTATTTTGACACCTTACTCGCGCGTTATCACTGTACCAAAAAGACTCGTCCTGGAGCCAAACCCCGCTTTGGTAGTGTAATCGAGCGACTGTTTGGGACTACCAATACCCAGTTAATCTTCAACTTGTCAGGCAACACCCAAGCGACCAAACAAGTGCGAGAAATTACCAAGGCAGTTAACCCCAAACAACATGCCCTGTGGACATTGGGCGATTTGTACGCCTATTTGGTTGAGTATGCCTATGTTGTTTACGACCAAAACGAACACCCAGCCTTATCGATGTCACCCCAGAGTGCTTACGAGCAGGGAGAAATGAACGCAGGGGAACGACTGCATCGGCGGATTGCTTATGATGAAGATTTTATCCTCGCCACTCACCCCAGTCCGCGTTCGGGACAGGCTTTAGTTCAACCTGGAAAGGGGATTAAATTGAATTACCTCTACTATTGGAGCGATGCGTTCCGCCATCCTGAAGTCGAACGCACGAAAGTCTCAGTGCGTTACGACCCCTTCGATTTAGGCGTGGCTTATGCTTACGTTCAAGGGCGATGGGTTAAGTGCATTTCTCAGTATTACAGCATTTTCTCAGGACGCAGCGAACGAGAACTGCTGTTAGCTTCGCTCGAAATCAAGCAACAAGCCAAACTCACTCAGACGAACACTACTATTTCGGCTAAACGTCTAGCTGATTTCCTTAGTAATGTCACCGCTCATGAGGCTTTGATGCTGCAACGCTTGCGGGATTTGGAGGGGCAAAATGTCCTCAATACACTCGGACAAAGAGCGTCGTCTGCTCCACAGAGCCAGCCCCAGCCACAAACAGAACCACTCGCTCCTAATAGTCTTCAAACCCTTGCTCCCACTCAACCTAGTCCAGCCTTAGTCTTAGATCTGTCCCAAATCCCGTTGTTTGAGGAGTACCGTTAATGAAGGATGTTGTGACTGTCGATCTGACGCTGGAATTAACATCCAAGCTGAATCACTTTAAAGAGTATGCTGTGTCACATCCTCAACTACTCCAGGTAGATAAGGTATTGATGCAAGCCATTCAAGAACCCGCTGGATTTGCTCATGTGCTGATTTATGGGCCTTCTGGGGTGGGTAAAACGACGATGATTCGTCAAATTTCCCGACGGTTAAATGAGATCTCAAATGAGATCCCACCAGCGGTTGTTACAGACCGCTCCAGCTATAGTAATGGTGGGGTTGCGCCAGTACCCTTATTGCTGCTGGAAACACGTCCACCGGATGGTGGAGCCTTCAACCGAGCAGATTACTACCGCACTGCTCTAAAACTGTTGGGTGAACCCTTCTACGAACGCCGTCTGTTGGTCGATATCGATACCGAACAAACGATTGAGAAGAAAGGCCGTGGACGGAGTAAAGCTACCCAGTTTAATGATTCTCCCGAACTGCGTCATGCGCTCGAAGCAGCGATGGCGAAACGGGGCGTAAGAGCTGTGATTCTCGATGAAGCCCAACATCTGATGAAGGTTGGCAGTGGCGCGAGTGGTGGTAAGTTACTCGACCAATTGGACTGGATTAAGTCGATGACGAATGTGACTGGGGTGCTGCACATTCTGATTGGCACTTACGAGCTGTTGAACTTTCGCAATTTAAGCGGGCAGGCATCGCGGCGGGGGCTGGATCTGCATTTTCCGCGTTATCTGTTTCAACACGAGCAAGACCGTCAGGATTTTCAAGGGGTGTTATTGGCACTGCTCAAGCAAGTTCCACTCACGACTGATATCCCTGCTTTGATGCAGCATTGGTTCTATTTTTACGAACGGTCGATTGGTTGTATTGGTGTACTCAAGGACTGGCTGATTCGGGCGGTGGCGGCAGCTATCCGCGAGGGGAGTGACACTTTGACTCAAGGGCGATTAGAGGAACATGCGTTGTCTTTGTCTCAATGCGAACGGATGGCTCTGGATGCGATTGAGGGCGAACAAAAGCTGGGCTATGCGGAAAGTCGGCGCGACCATTTATGGCGGTTGTTGCAATCTGGGATGACCTCAACGACTGTGCCTACCACTGTTGTCTCCACAACAGTGGCTGTCGAGGATGCTCCGCCACCTGCCAAAAAGCCAAGGAAAAAGCGTTCCACTTCGTCAACTACTGAGTCAGTGACTGCATCTGTCGAGACTTTCGAGACTATCGTTGAACCTGTCCCGCCTAAGAAAAGAAGGAGTAAAAAGGCTGTCACTACGCCAGCGCCAGTCCCAGATCCAGTCCCAGAAACTTTGAATGTCACAACCAACGATCTGGCAGTAGATCTGCTTGGGGCTGAAATTCCGCTTCCTGTAGCCGAACCAGCTAAGAAAAAAAACTCAAGGCGTGTCGGACAGCGCAATCCACAGCGAGATCCAGTTGGCTGAGATGATTGGGGGGTGGACTACTGCTACTAAGATTTTCAAAGGCAGGTACTTGTGCTTGTCAAGCATAAGTTGTCATTTTCCGCCAAGTTATGCCAGAAGTCACACATTGATTGGTTAGTAGCTCTAATCGATCGCGATCGGATAACTTCCAGACCTTGCCATCGAGAGCCATCTGTTCGATTAATGTAGCCAGACGCAAGGCTTTAAGTGCCTGTTCGCCCCCGACGGACGGTTCGCTCCCGCACCTAACACAGTTGACAAAATGCTCTAATTCGGCATATAACGGCTCGACATTTTTGACATAAACTTTTTCGATCAGTCCATCCTGACGGTATAAACCTTGGTGATACTCATTGAGCAGATCCGCATTATGACGGTGGATCGAGATTTCATTGCTGAGGAAGTTTGCTTCTGTCAAGGATTGACGACAATGAGCGGCGATAGTCCGCGTCTTGCGGTGGGTGACTTTACTAGCAGTCAGGGTGGCGACGACACCATTAGCAAAACCGAGTGTTGCGGTTACATAGTCTAAATATTTGGACTCAGCACAACGACTACCACTAGCAGTCAAGCCGACAACAGGCGCACCAGCCAGTTCTAGCAATAAATCGATGTCGTGAATCATCAAATCGAGGACGACAGAGACATCATTGGCGCGATTGGAGTAAGGACTCATCCGGTGCGCTTCTAGAGCCAAAACTTTCTCGGTTTTGAGGACTTGACTGAGTTCTTGGAAAACGGGGTTGAAGCGTTCGATATGTCCGACTTGGAGGATACACTGAGACTCAGCCGCTGCATTCACTAAAGCTTCTGCTTCTTCGATCGTTGCCGCGATCGGTTTTTCGATTAAAACGTGAATTCCCGCTTGCAAACAAGCAATCCCCACTTCGTAGTGCAGCCTTGTCGGGACGGCAATACAAACGGCGTCTACCTGAGAGAGTAGTTCGCGATAGTCTTCATAAAATCTAGCCTTATACTTACTCGCTGCTTCCAAGCCGTGTTCGACATTGACATCAGCGATGCCAACCAGTTTGACGTTTTTGAGTAGGCTCAACACCCTGGCGTGGTGTTGTCCCATATTACCGATCCCAATAAGTCCTACTTTTAGGGGCTGGGGCGAACCCGACTGACTTTGTGTGTCTAACTGTCTGGTTGACATGCTATTTTTCACTCTAAAATGTACTCCTCCACCACGCATTAATTATCAATTGTCACTTACTTGGGTCGCTCTCGTTGGCACAGCCGCTGTCTTGACTCGCTTCCATGGTCGGGAGCGGTGCAGTGTGGGCGGGTTTGTCTTGTCTCGCATAATCCGGGAGGAAACATCCCGGCTGCGAGCCGCTCCCGCCCATACAACTGCAACAAGAGAAACCCGACCGGAGCGAGTCGCTCCTGTGGAGAATCGATCTACGCTCAACCGAGTAGTTGTCATCAATAATCGATCGCTGTTTTATCTATCTAGAACAATCCCGATACTATCACAGCATCTTAATTGTAAAGAACAGAAAAGTTTTGTTTATGTTCCTAAAGGGAAATTTTTTAGGTTTTAGGTTTTAAGTTTTAGGTTTTAGGCTTAAGGTTTTAGGTTTGAGGTTTGAGGCTTGGAACTGCGTTCCAATCTTACCCATCCACCTATCCATCCACCCATCCATTCTCCACTAACAGGAAAAGTTAAAATAGAAAACCATTTATCCTTTATATCGTTGTGAAAGCAGTTATTCTCCTCTCAGGTGGTTTAGATTCTTCGACGGTGTTGTACTTAGCCAAGAGTGAGGGTTATAGCTGTTATGCCCTCTCTTTTGATTATCAACAACGTCATCGGCGCGAACTTGAAGCTGCGAATGCGATCGCGAGTGCTGCTGGGGTAGTCGCCCATCAAGTCGTGAGCTTCGATCTCCGTTTGTGGGGAGGTTCGGCACTCACAGACGATCGGATCGCACTGCCACAAGAACGAAATCTCGCTCAAATGTCAGAATCTATTCCCGTGACGTATGTTCCCGCACGCAACACGATTTTTTTGAGTTTCGCGCTCGCATATGCCGAAGCGATCGAGGCTAGTCGAGTTTACATTGGTGTCAATGCTCTCGATTATTCGGGCTATCCAGATTGTCGCCCCGATTATATCGATGCGATGCGCTCTGTGTTTCGATTGGGCACCAAGCAAGGTAGAGAAGGCGATCCGATCGAAATCGTCACCCCATTAATCGATCTCAAAAAAACTGAAATTATCCAGCTCGGCGATCGATTGGGCGTACCCTGGGCACAAACTTGGTCTTGCTACTCAGGCGATCGAGTCCCCTGCGGGACTTGCGACTCCTGCCGCTTGCGGTTAGCAGCTTTTGAAGAGCTAGGGATGGTAGATCCGGGGAGATAGTCGATAGTCAATCGTGAATCGTTTCAACTATCTCCCAAACCCTAAAGCCTTAAGCCTAAACCCTAAAGCCTAAACCCTAAAGCCTAAAGCCTAAACCCTAAACCCTAAAGCCTAAAGCCTAAACCCTAAAGCCTAAAGCCTAAACCCTAAAGCCTAAAGCCTAAAGCCTAAAGCCTAAAGCCTAAAGCCTAAACCCTAAAGCCTAAACCCTAAACCCTAAACCCTAAAGCCTAAACCCTAAACCCTAAAGCCTAAACCCTAAAGCCTAAACCCTAAAGCCTAGCCTCCTCTCCGCATCCTTACCCGCACCCGATCGATCCTCGGCCCGATGGTCGAAACAATCGTCAGAATCCAATCTCCGTACTCTAAGGATTCCCCGATCTGGGGGAAATGTTGCAATTTGTTAAGCAAAAATCCCGCTAGAGTTTGATAATCATCGGCTAAGGGAAGAGCGAGCTTGAGTTGAGTGTTGAGATCTTCGAGATTGATTTGAGCTTGGACGAGAAATGTCCCGTCCGAGAGCTTCTGAATTAATTGAGTGGGTCGCTCGGAGGTGACTTTCATGCCGATCATCTCCTCGATCGCATCTTGACGGGTAATTAAACCAGCAGTATTACCAAATTCATCAACCACGATCGTCATGTGAGTGTCGGAGAGCTGCATCTGTTGGAGAACCACGCTTACGGGTGTAGATTCGGCAACAAATTCTACTGGTTTAATCCATTTGGCAATCGAAATTTGTCCGGCTGGTTTGCCTTGAGTAAGTAAGGTCCCAAAATCTTTAAAAGCAACGATACCGACAATTTTATTGAGCGATGTATCGGTGACGGGATAGCGGGAATAGCCAGTTGTCGCTACTTTAATCAGCAGTGTTTGACAACTGGCTGTTTTTGGTACGGTGACGATCTGGGTACAGGGTATCATCACATCAGAGGCGATCTTGTTGGCAAATTCGAGGACTTTAGTTAAAACTTCGCGTTGTTCGAGTGCTAGTCCGCTGGATTCGCGTTCTGTGGAGACGATTGCTTGTAACTCTTTAAATGTCACCCGATCGCGACTATCGTACCGCTCTTTGATGCCGACTAATCGCAAACACAGTTTGGTGGATCGATCGAGTACCCAAATCAGCGGACTAAAAATCCGCGCGATCGCAAGGCTCGGCGCACCCAACACGCGGGCGATTTGTTCGGCATAAATCAACGCGATCGATTTGGGAATCAGTTCCCCAAAGACAATCTGGAGATATGCCAACAGGATGAAGGTAATCGGAATCGCCAGCGAATGCGCCAGTGGGATATTTTCTAAATACTGCATCAAAATTTGGACGATCGCGCGTTCGCCAATCCAGCCAAGTGCCAAACTAGAGAGCGAAATACCGACTTGGGTAGTCGAGAGCAATCGATCGATCCTACGTTGCAGATCTTGCACTTGTTTGGCGCGATCGTCACCAGCCGCCACTAACTGACTAATTCGCGATCTTCTCACTGATAAGATCGAAAACTCAGCAACGACAAAAAAGGCATCGATCGCAATCAATCCCAATACCAGTAGCAGTCGCCACCCAATGTCTGAACCACCTAAAAGTGGATGAGGATCGTTCATTGTCGGGATTTTTAGGAATGAATGGGTAGATGGGTAGATGAGTGGATGAGTCGATGAGTTAATGGGTAATGGGTAAATGCTACATTTTCTTTCCCCTTTCCCCTTTTCCCTTTTCCCTAAAGCCTAAAGCCTAAAGCCCAAAGCCTAACGCCTAACGCCTAACGCCTAATCACTTGCCCACAGGAATGCCAGAGGCTTCGAGTTGCAGTTTTTTGTCTATATCAGTCAATTGTAGCGAGACACTCTTGACTTTATCGAGAGCATTTTTGGGAATTGAGAGGGTAACTTTTACATCTTGGCCGTTAGCCGCCAAACTATTAGGTAGTCCAGAGACGGTAGCATTAACGCCCTGAGAGCGATCGTTTGTGACTGTAATTGTCCCTTGTCCGAAGTTGACGGGTTGACTGCCTTGATTGGAGAGAGTCAGTCCGAGCTTGAGATCGGTACCTTTAGGCGCGATCGAGTTAACACTCATTGTAATCCCCTGGTCCTGCTTGACGATCGGGAGTTTGGCAATAGGCAGACCAGTTTTGGGGTCGTTTTTTACAGCTTTTTCAAACTCAGCCGCCCGTTTTTTAGCGTCTTTTGCTTGTTGGGTGTCTTTGCTGGGATCGTCGATACCCATCTGTTTTTTGATGTTAGCGAGCGTTTCTTTCTCGTCGATCAGTTCTAAACCTTTGGTATTAATATTTTGTTGGTTGCCACCTTTATTATTGTTGGGGCGAATATCTGGTTGAGTAACGCCTTTGAGTGCTTCGTGTCCAGAGATAAAGCCGACGACACCACTCATAATTCCTGCTGCCAGCATAAAAAATAGTAAAATGCTGGTCAGTAATAAAGTGCGATCGCTTTTGATACTTTTTTTCATATTTACCTTTCCAAGATCGCGCTCGGATCGCGATTGTCAACTAATGTTTATTAAATCTTATCCCAAGCGATCGCTTTTTTTAGTCAATATACTAGCAATCGTTCCACTCGGCTACCTTATCCGCTTTAGTCCTAGTTTACCCGAATATATCCGCGATCCGGGTGGGAGTATTGCCTACCAAACCGTGTGGATATTATTGGTGTTATTTATCTATCCTGTGGCTCACCGTCGGCTGACGGCCATCTGTGTCTGTGTGGGATCTTGCGCGCTCGAATTTCTCCAGCTTTATCAACCACCTTGGCTCCAAGCAATTCGGGCAACCTTACCCGGACGTCTCATTCTCGGTACGACCTTCTTATGGTCGGATCTGCCAGTTTATTTTGTCGGTGCTTATCTTGGCTGGCTGTGGGTACGTTGGTTGGATCGGATCGGGGATCGGGGATAAGGGTGGATGGGTAGATGAGTAATGGGTAAAGCGATCGTGTTTGTTAGATGTTAAAAATAAGCCGATCGCTACGCAGATTAATAATCCGACTGTAACAAATTTGTAGATGACAATTGCAACCAGAGCAGGCGGACGGGGCGATCGTGCAGACATGAGCTTAATTTAGTCGATCGGATGGGTACGATAATAGCGAGGCAGATCGATACC harbors:
- a CDS encoding class I SAM-dependent methyltransferase, which codes for MTSSIGNKDLFASVEFSTWIEIEHIFAEEKYMIQKYLQPHLKTVEAGTNGGRILLNMKEMGFTALAGFDNVPELIEAAIARNPERDIDFQVQDAVKLSYPDDSFDQILYLQQILCLLESEDRLKAMQESLRILKPGGIGLFSFLNFESRSSQFPFSIYIAYLKALRKLRGNALSIQYLPWIVLGGKFNFESTLLDRSPHVYWYRISEAYAELKSVGFKIVGIGTIPQILAGDLKTTDRELLTEQTSGTLYIAVQKP
- a CDS encoding RecQ family ATP-dependent DNA helicase gives rise to the protein MDRIHAKLQQVWGYDRLRTPQGEIIDCLLQQRDALIVMPTGGGKSLCFQLPALLSEGVTLVISPLVALMENQVQELIVKGVAAGLLHSEIPTSERSQTLRRLASHQLKLLYLSPETLLSTPVWEKLCDPELKIDRLVIDEAHCLVHWGETFRPTYRRLGAIRATLIQSKPLGTKISIAAFTATADPRSQQTIERVLQLDKPAKFLLTPYRPNLHLSVNQIWTPSGRKHRLIRFIDKYPQQSGLIYVRTRDTSAELAAWLAARGDTTAAYHAGLSPQARRRLEGDWLSGKLQYVVCTCAFGMGINKANVRWIAHFHPPVLLAEYIQEIGRAGRDGQPSEALLLACESTGLLYPEDRQRNRFFTESVDRYYNLATAMAKKLPASGDIQQIERQFPKSAVALSLLHSVGELAWETPFKYRRTITGKSPDWKLLRSQHQQLFREVPTYITESGCRWKYLLTAFGAKPAQSNWRCGRCDRCLAS
- a CDS encoding TnsA endonuclease N-terminal domain-containing protein; the protein is MNPREFERWCQTLNLPPAAIEAIAKIRSAPPSRRVQGRASNVSGTYPSQKMGLTIQFESHKVELWAIYLMEHDPTVLEFYDQPSCFKIQYTNKSGRKIGHYHTPDFFVLGTKSAAWVEWKTEAELEKLSEKYPTRYLQAADGSWRCPPGEAYASPLGLEYHVRTDASLDPIYIQNLIFLEDYLGFKTDSNPSIQALVKERVKTAPGITLAALLASSPQISANDVYVMIVLDQLYIALLDVPLVQHERVRLYPDRQTYDTYRESSQHQKDLTIADTAPPTLVANTRLRWDGRLWTLVNLGETTTTLLPEIGQPLQISSAFFYQLLDGGAINFPETEGATNPAVIALMEGASPSDLRTANQRFGAVMAEREQGAAGQSDVSKRTLYRWLKQLKEAELKYGCGYVGLLPKTQARGNRTTKAPNVSSELLNTFITGQFETPTQAPAASVYRAYQRACEQQGIPSLSRCTFYARLQQRPIHEQTEKRKGSKAAYRHQPWYWELTYSTPRHGDRPLGIVHIDHTQLDLELRSATTGRLLGRPWLTLMVDAYSRRILTIYLTFDPPSYRSCMMAIRICVQRFGRFPQAIVVDGGKEFHSVYFDTLLARYHCTKKTRPGAKPRFGSVIERLFGTTNTQLIFNLSGNTQATKQVREITKAVNPKQHALWTLGDLYAYLVEYAYVVYDQNEHPALSMSPQSAYEQGEMNAGERLHRRIAYDEDFILATHPSPRSGQALVQPGKGIKLNYLYYWSDAFRHPEVERTKVSVRYDPFDLGVAYAYVQGRWVKCISQYYSIFSGRSERELLLASLEIKQQAKLTQTNTTISAKRLADFLSNVTAHEALMLQRLRDLEGQNVLNTLGQRASSAPQSQPQPQTEPLAPNSLQTLAPTQPSPALVLDLSQIPLFEEYR
- a CDS encoding ATP-binding protein, with the protein product MKDVVTVDLTLELTSKLNHFKEYAVSHPQLLQVDKVLMQAIQEPAGFAHVLIYGPSGVGKTTMIRQISRRLNEISNEIPPAVVTDRSSYSNGGVAPVPLLLLETRPPDGGAFNRADYYRTALKLLGEPFYERRLLVDIDTEQTIEKKGRGRSKATQFNDSPELRHALEAAMAKRGVRAVILDEAQHLMKVGSGASGGKLLDQLDWIKSMTNVTGVLHILIGTYELLNFRNLSGQASRRGLDLHFPRYLFQHEQDRQDFQGVLLALLKQVPLTTDIPALMQHWFYFYERSIGCIGVLKDWLIRAVAAAIREGSDTLTQGRLEEHALSLSQCERMALDAIEGEQKLGYAESRRDHLWRLLQSGMTSTTVPTTVVSTTVAVEDAPPPAKKPRKKRSTSSTTESVTASVETFETIVEPVPPKKRRSKKAVTTPAPVPDPVPETLNVTTNDLAVDLLGAEIPLPVAEPAKKKNSRRVGQRNPQRDPVG
- a CDS encoding Gfo/Idh/MocA family protein translates to MSTRQLDTQSQSGSPQPLKVGLIGIGNMGQHHARVLSLLKNVKLVGIADVNVEHGLEAASKYKARFYEDYRELLSQVDAVCIAVPTRLHYEVGIACLQAGIHVLIEKPIAATIEEAEALVNAAAESQCILQVGHIERFNPVFQELSQVLKTEKVLALEAHRMSPYSNRANDVSVVLDLMIHDIDLLLELAGAPVVGLTASGSRCAESKYLDYVTATLGFANGVVATLTASKVTHRKTRTIAAHCRQSLTEANFLSNEISIHRHNADLLNEYHQGLYRQDGLIEKVYVKNVEPLYAELEHFVNCVRCGSEPSVGGEQALKALRLATLIEQMALDGKVWKLSDRDRLELLTNQCVTSGITWRKMTTYA
- the queC gene encoding 7-cyano-7-deazaguanine synthase QueC encodes the protein MKAVILLSGGLDSSTVLYLAKSEGYSCYALSFDYQQRHRRELEAANAIASAAGVVAHQVVSFDLRLWGGSALTDDRIALPQERNLAQMSESIPVTYVPARNTIFLSFALAYAEAIEASRVYIGVNALDYSGYPDCRPDYIDAMRSVFRLGTKQGREGDPIEIVTPLIDLKKTEIIQLGDRLGVPWAQTWSCYSGDRVPCGTCDSCRLRLAAFEELGMVDPGR